Proteins from one Macrobrachium rosenbergii isolate ZJJX-2024 chromosome 14, ASM4041242v1, whole genome shotgun sequence genomic window:
- the LOC136845725 gene encoding uncharacterized protein: MANYISVDTIGEFHEDENSDLDIVNVTYCNGQLSVPLLDSNGFLIIYSWNEFSSIRLHFQDHMQGSRVQEENGIYSEGSASDDRNAARESSTDAKMSDQQDSKQESVGQLKTEKPTDGT; this comes from the coding sequence AGAATTTCATGAGGATGAGAATTCAGACTTAGACATTGTTAATGTCACGTACTGCAATGGACAACTTTCTGTTCCACTCTTAGATAGCAATGGATTCCTCATCATCTATTCTTGGAATGAGTTCTCAAGCATTAGATTGCATTTTCAAGATCACATGCAAGGCAGTAGAGTACAGGAAGAGAATGGAATATATTCTGAAGGTTCGGCTTCTGATGACAGAAATGCAGCAAGGGAATCCAGTACTGATGCAAAAATGTCAGACCAGCAAGACAGTAAGCAGGAATCTGTAGGCCAACTGAAGACGGAAAAGCCTACGGATGGAACATAG